From Oscillospiraceae bacterium CM, a single genomic window includes:
- a CDS encoding TrpR-like protein, producing the protein MYEAILTLRTVDECMRFFDDLCSVTELRAMEQRFQVAMLLNQGNIYNNILEQTGASSATISRVNRSLMYGADGYEIAFKRLKEKES; encoded by the coding sequence ATGTATGAGGCGATCTTAACGCTTCGGACAGTTGACGAGTGTATGCGCTTTTTTGACGACCTCTGTTCGGTCACAGAACTGCGGGCGATGGAGCAGCGCTTTCAGGTGGCAATGCTTTTAAATCAGGGGAACATCTACAACAATATTCTGGAGCAGACGGGCGCCTCATCGGCGACGATCAGCCGCGTCAACAGAAGCCTCATGTACGGTGCCGACGGCTATGAGATTGCTTTTAAAAGGTTAAAGGAGAAAGAATCGTGA
- a CDS encoding class I SAM-dependent methyltransferase → MADFYEQLFRERGLAVRSIVDLACGTGTLTSLLAGRGYDMIGVDASEDMLAQAAEKAEGLSGRLLLLNQPMECLDLFGTVDAAVCSLDGINYVKPSLLKDVFYRVRLFLEPGGLFVFDIHTPARLKSLDGEVFLDETPDVFCVWRTFFDNRENACFYGMDLFERLGSKWLRSREEHVEYAYDPRDLESLLVNEGFADVRFYGDLKHTAPDESDTRIFIAASKGTGNG, encoded by the coding sequence ATGGCGGATTTTTACGAACAGCTTTTTCGCGAACGCGGGCTTGCCGTTCGGTCGATTGTCGATCTCGCGTGCGGGACAGGTACGCTGACAAGCCTTCTGGCCGGGCGCGGGTATGATATGATCGGCGTCGATGCCTCCGAGGACATGCTGGCACAGGCCGCCGAGAAAGCAGAGGGCCTATCGGGCAGGCTGCTTTTATTAAACCAGCCAATGGAGTGCCTCGACCTTTTCGGGACGGTGGATGCCGCCGTCTGCTCGCTTGACGGTATCAATTATGTCAAACCATCGCTTTTGAAAGACGTTTTTTACCGCGTCCGGCTCTTCTTGGAGCCGGGCGGTCTATTTGTCTTTGATATTCACACACCGGCGCGTCTCAAAAGCCTCGACGGGGAGGTGTTTCTGGACGAGACGCCAGACGTTTTTTGTGTGTGGCGCACATTTTTTGATAACAGGGAGAATGCCTGCTTTTACGGCATGGATCTTTTTGAACGCCTCGGCTCAAAATGGTTACGCAGCCGGGAGGAGCATGTTGAATACGCCTACGACCCACGAGACCTAGAAAGTCTATTAGTGAACGAAGGGTTTGCGGACGTGCGCTTTTATGGGGATTTAAAGCATACTGCGCCCGATGAAAGCGACACGCGCATTTTCATCGCCGCGTCGAAAGGAACAGGCAATGGATGA
- the hslO gene encoding Hsp33 family molecular chaperone HslO, which yields MDEIVRAVSDDGFIQISAVSLKNTVERARVIHKTTPVVTAALGRTMAACSMLGHMLKDPLASVTVRINGGGPVGSIIAVSDSTGNVRGYVQNPFVDIPKKPNGKLDVGGAVGTDGMLTVIRDLHLKEPYVGSVQLVTGEIAEDFTAYFYASEQTRTAVALGVLVGPDQSVLAAGGYIVQLLPDAPDTLLDTLERNIAATGPVTTVLTDGTAEGLCGRVLAGFTMRVLETTPVEYRCYCSRARVLQAVAGVGRQELLDMEKKGEPVEVTCQFCDTVYRLTPREVIAYLEENKTPVEFEGHENSPEK from the coding sequence ATGGATGAAATCGTCAGAGCCGTCTCGGATGACGGGTTTATTCAAATATCGGCTGTGTCCTTAAAAAACACGGTGGAAAGGGCGCGCGTTATTCACAAGACAACGCCAGTCGTGACGGCGGCGCTCGGCCGGACGATGGCGGCCTGCTCGATGCTTGGGCACATGCTGAAGGACCCATTAGCGTCCGTCACCGTGCGCATTAACGGCGGCGGGCCGGTCGGGAGCATTATTGCCGTCTCCGACAGCACAGGCAACGTACGTGGCTATGTCCAGAACCCGTTTGTCGATATTCCGAAGAAGCCCAACGGCAAGCTTGATGTCGGCGGGGCCGTCGGCACAGACGGCATGCTGACTGTTATCAGAGACCTGCACCTTAAAGAGCCATACGTCGGCAGCGTCCAGCTTGTCACCGGTGAGATTGCCGAAGACTTCACGGCGTATTTTTACGCCAGTGAACAAACGCGCACGGCCGTCGCGCTCGGCGTTCTCGTCGGACCGGACCAGTCCGTTCTGGCAGCAGGGGGCTATATCGTGCAACTGTTACCGGACGCGCCGGATACGCTTCTTGACACGCTCGAGCGCAACATTGCCGCGACAGGCCCCGTGACAACCGTTTTGACGGACGGCACCGCCGAGGGGCTCTGTGGTCGCGTTCTCGCGGGGTTTACGATGCGCGTATTAGAAACGACACCCGTAGAATACCGGTGCTACTGCAGCCGCGCGCGTGTTTTACAGGCTGTTGCCGGTGTCGGACGGCAGGAGCTCCTCGATATGGAGAAGAAGGGCGAGCCGGTTGAAGTTACATGCCAATTCTGTGACACCGTCTATCGATTAACACCGCGCGAGGTTATCGCATATCTTGAAGAAAACAAGACGCCGGTAGAGTTCGAAGGGCATGAAAACAGTCCTGAAAAATAG